The following coding sequences are from one Lolium rigidum isolate FL_2022 chromosome 6, APGP_CSIRO_Lrig_0.1, whole genome shotgun sequence window:
- the LOC124663201 gene encoding probable auxin efflux carrier component 8, whose amino-acid sequence MISWVAIYHVLEATVPLYVAMILAYLSIKWWKLFTPEQCSGINKFVAKFSIPLLSFQVISTNNPYDMNLKLIFADILQKSLALLGFAAISRACCTKKFDWLITGFSLSTLPNTLIVGIPLLKGMYGDEAVKLISQIVVLQSLIWYTLLLFLLEFRAAKGIAATPSSEILAEEEPGTIGTTQQTYQEGQSKGVTARCSRAFRFLLVVGKKLVMNPNMHACLIGLIWALISFRWQIQLPLILSNSVRILSDGGLGMAMFSLGLFTALQTKIIACGTKKMLLSLSIRFFLGPALMVISSYAVGMRGILLKVTIVQAALPQGIVPFVFAKEYNVHADILSTAIIVGMMVAVPAALAYYFVFDQPRF is encoded by the exons ATGATATCTTGGGTTGCCATCTACCATGTTCTTGAAGCGACAGTACCACTGTATGTAGCCATGATACTAGCCTACCTATCCATAAAATGGTGGAAGTTGTTCACCCCAGAGCAGTGCTCTGGGATCAACAAGTTCGTAGCCAAGTTCTCCATCCCTCTTCTCTCTTTCCAGGTCATCTCTACAAACAATCCTTACGACATGAACCTCAAGCTCATATTTGCAGACATCCTACAGAAGTCGCTCGCCCTGCTGGGATTCGCAGCCATTTCCAGAGCATGTTGCACCAAGAAGTTTGATTGGCTGATTACTGGTTTCTCTTTGTCGACACTGCCCAATACATTGATTGTTGGTATCCCCTTGCTGAAAGGAATGTATGGCGATGAAGCTGTCAAGCTGATAAGTCAAATAGTTGTCCTACAGAGCCTAATTTGGTACACACTTCTTCTCTTTCTGCTTGAATTCCGGGCTGCTAAAGGAATCGCTGCCACACCATCATCTGAAATTTTAG CTGAGGAAGAACCGGGTACTATAGGAACTACACAACAAACATACCAAGAGGGCCAGTCGAAAGGTGTAACAGCAAGATGTTCTAGGGCTTTTCGCTTTTTGTTGGTGGTTGGAAAGAAGCTAGTGATGAATCCAAACATGCACGCATGCCTGATCGGTTTAATTTGGGCACTAATTAGCTTCAG GTGGCAAATACAGTTACCCTTGATCTTAAGCAACTCTGTAAGAATACTCTCAGATGGAGGGCTGGGAATGGCAATGTTCAGCCTAG GCCTTTTCACTGCTCTACAAACAAAAATTATAGCCTGCGGAACTAAGAAGATGCTACTATCACTTAGCATCAGGTTCTTCCTAGGACCAGCCCTGATGGTTATCTCTTCCTATGCCGTTGGGATGCGTGGAATCTTGCTCAAGGTGACCATTGTGCAG GCAGCTCTACCTCAAGGAATAGTGCCATTTGTGTTTGCGAAGGAGTATAATGTGCACGCAGATATCCTAAGCACTGC GATAATTGTTGGAATGATGGTTGCAGTTCCTGCTGCGCTTGCTTACTACTTTGTTTTCGACCAGCCTAGATTCTGA